The Plasmodium brasilianum strain Bolivian I chromosome 5, whole genome shotgun sequence region ctattgaaaataaataaaattctgAAATTGTTTAttgtgaaaaaattaaaaaataacttaattatattaatgaaatgtataaaaatcatataaaCCAAGAGaactactgttattattgGAGATAgtgtgaaaaatattttgattgTGATAGTAAGTATAGTCCAAGGAAATTATTATCTAAGTAATAACTGCAATTAATCACACTATTACTcagaaaatattgaaaataagaGCACTGAACAATCCTCTGAATTATTAGGATTCAATATCAGAAATTATGAGtgcatttaatttttttaagtacaaGCAACTGCATGATAAGGGATATGCGTTATGTAATTTAACTCCAATAattaagtaatataaaaaggtaAATCCAGGTTACAGAATCCaagaaacaaataataatggaaAGTTTTCATTTGTTGGTgtaattttagaaaaatgagaaatttCAGATATGAATTGTTTAGATGATGAGGATTATTCAGATGCAGCAATTCATaaatttcttaataaatTGGGAAATGAAGATCTTAGTAATATgtttaaagaaaaaggacCTTGTTCGAAATTCACATTACGAGAAGGCAGTGATCATTACAAAGAGCCAGATTAATGTTGTGGAAAAATACTTGGACAAAAGAAAGAAATGCCTATGGAGATagaaagaattaaaattaaaagaaataaagaaaccgaaaaatttacttatttaGTAACAGTTaataaagtattatataGTATAAATTCTCTTTCTTCTGGTAATTTAGGAAGCTCACAGAGTATAACTAAACAAGTtgtaatacataatatacaggaaaaataattaaatctGTTGATAATTCCATAAAAACAGATAATATAACTTAATCGGttcttatattaatttatttgctAGTTTCCTTAGGTTTTGGAATAAGTTTTCcgttattccttttttataatgtataaaaaatcgattttaatatataaattatttatgttattataatttattttcaaaaataaattataaatataaaataaatatacatgttatattcttttctaatatatattagttttCTCACTTGTATAGTAGTTAGGTATAACACTgctaagaaaaagaaaaaataaggataGGAATCATACTACAATTATGCACGAATTATAAGGgaatattttacaatattatcAGATGCATTTGAAAAGAAGGCGATATTGCTATTCTTATCATCTTCAATGAAATATCACCAGTAAGCTACACATATAATGTCAAGTGATTTAGAACTAATGTACTAAGACAATAGATTATGTTTgccatatatatttctatataataCGAActagataaaaaattaaaaaggcgataactttaaatataagaaattttGTTTTGAACATTTACATctatataaacttttttgtacatttttatataatatattaatttgaatgttttatttattattatacagtTTTTATGCAATAAcataatttcctttttgtataattatttattatattttttattttttgttataagaaactttaaaaaataaactagtatcaaactaatatatttaataatgagttatctttaatatttaataacttctgattattatattatttcagaatatatatcaatataaggttaattaatttaagttTTTTGTATTGTATTAATAGACTAGAAGTTTATGGTTTATAATTTACTATTCTGGTGTAGTGTTCATTTTATGGAACTCAAGTGGTAAACATTCAttagaataatatttatttatagtaaCTCTAAGTAGaagttatttattattaagtaCTACAATAATGTATGAATAAGTGAAAGGATATTAACacttgttattttattaatggtattacatatttcttgattttattctattgtataaaaattacttaaatttatatggtaaaataaaatgatagaaaaaaaagatatttatttttattttaaaccgaataatacaaatactTTACTGAATTAAAGTTATAAGTAtctttatacatattataaaagtgtgacccttttttttttattttttaaatgtttgttataaatatatataattataaaaaagtgaattagaagaatttaaaaaaattttatttcagtAATTATACGGATTAAAATTAACTAAACATTTTAATTCTAATAcgttatgttaaaaaaataaagaagcaGTCATATtgcattaaaatatatatgttaacatAATGTGgatattgtattattaataaggtttcttaaatataatatacatttcataataatttatatcattgCATAGTAACATAtgaatttgttttaattaatataccGCATAAATCTGTATTAATATTGATTGtatcatttattattgttatacgggttaatttttttattagaaataataattatttccgaaatataatttatataaattagaataattaatattaaaacatcCCCAAGATTAGTAATTGTGCTCttaatatatagtataatagAGCAATGAATTATCTCTATTTTCTACAATCTATAAATTCAGTGTTCCGAAGTAttgaaaattatacatttattttttttttttgaaaatcataaataaaattatttagttgccatattatataattatattatatattaataatacatattaatgaatttatattaccttgttttaattgttttttgtttaagATATATCAttagtataaaaattatgtaatatatatttttattgatttgttttttatgtaaGTTGTGAATAACTTTatggttatatatattttattatattttttcggtaatatatataagaattaaattaaattaaataagtaaatatagtATCTTTTATAGTTGAaggaatattataataatgtttatttttttcttgttgaatatattacaatacTGAGATGtataatatggaaaaaaaaattaagttacttttctttattaatgtttacatcttaatatttttaagttgGATAGGTCATTTTTCCAATAATATagtatgaaaatattatttgcgaatacgtatattatatatattttttgtattttatattcattaatacTGTTTTTTGGATGacaatatttattcatataaatattgaatatatatttgttcattaGAATAAATTCGAGAAATCCACATATAAGAATcacagtagtagtagtaaattaaatattggAACTTACAGATTGCTTGCAAAATATAAAGGGGATaagaatttaaatattttatgttcaaAAGAAAAGTTACCAAATAATGTGGTGgatgaagtaaaaaatatatctattaatGAAAAACGGGAAACAGGAATACAGGAACAGTCAAATAGAAGTTCAGTGAATAATGGGAGAAGCTATAAGCACGATAAGAAAAACAAATCTTGCATGTTAgtgacaaaaaaatattcccatttagaaaaaaaaatattcaaagaacttGATTTTGaagattttcttaaaaacaaTAGGACAATTATTGATAAgacttacaaaaaaataatacgtaaaaaaaGCGGATTAAGACTTGCTTTGCCTGTAATtctgcttttatttttctcagtATCTCCAATATTAGAATATTATTGTGGTTATGGTCCTTTATTAGGGATGTTTAagctattatatattatttttcctaGTGGGTGGTATCTTACTTTACACAAATTTTTGAAGAAATctcctttatttttcctgTTCAAGTCAGCGGAAATCGAGGATAAGCGGATTATAGTGCCGAATAAAGAAATCTTAGGGGATTACGTTTATGTTGAGAGTTTTTTACGTATTCTAATGTATATAGTACCACTTATTATATTAGGTTTTACTCTTATATTAGCTGTTGTttattaccataaaaaagttaaaaagtatcaaaaaattaagttcagGAAAggataaaatgaataataagtaatatattcttttgtaTAAAGAATCttttaacatttaaaaattcctTTATTTCCATTAGAGATGAGACTAGCAAAAATTCACAGAAttgctttaattttatgaatgtTACTATTTATAcctgtacttttttttatacagtaaaaaatgttcttagcatttttgtaaatttaaaaattatagattttttaaaagtatattttaataaattgtttCTATTACATTAAgaattatgtattaatatatatatttacgtatattaACAggattttgtaaaaaaacgttttttgtttattgaaatttatatattataggaCGATTCACATAACAATATTGAAGTGGTGTGCTAATTTACATTtgaaacataataaaatatactttctattttttaactgGTTGCagtttaatattattatttgctGACACAGTTAAAGGTaaagtataattatttttaaattaaagattatttgtcttttttaatttttatgaaaccATGTGAAGGAATATTGTTGcactgatatatatatttatatatatatgttttcttaaaaaaacaatgtttattccataatatatattttattatatatgacttataaaaaatatttattataaaatccTTTAAATAACATTATGTTGTTTctgatttatttataatggAAGGTATAGATGtacaattaaataatatatttattacttccTTCTGActtatgtattataaatatatacatttaaatgaagaattgaaaacatttaatttattattattgtgcTCATGGGGTATTAATGAAGTTATGGAAAGTctaattaaatgtatatttactgAAAACATATAGTTGgataaactatatatatttttttatattttacatttttaaagaataaacTTTATGAATTAAATGTAATCAAATATTAAGTGATGATATAATGAAGTTTTCctgtttttttatctttatttgttcataataatggacctataaatatgtgttatatatatctttaaaaataaaaatcttcATTAATgctaatgaaaataaatatatattatccaTAATCACTCAATGAATAgttttttatctatatattttttctattttatattcttataggtttattatataacatgCTAATATCCTTATAAGAATGTATAAACATTTACATAgtttatattaacaatagttggttttttcaaaaacttaattataattttttaaaccaAATAAAAGTGACAAAATAAGTTACTTTATTGTTGATAAACAATAAAtacttaaaataatttttattagttatatatgtttaataaaacgtatttaaaaaattactctattttttttcttatgcaCAATTAAATAAGTTTGATGAATAGGGTTCCCCTTGAAACACTTTTgacaattttatttatatgttaaaatcatttttttatagattaaagttaatattttaatataatattaatatatgttttagtTATcgcatttatgtatattttaaaaaatattaattagcAGATGAAATAACGCATACTGAActttttttgtgaaaatatacatacaacctagtgaaaataagaataactTATATTGACAATTGTTAAATAGATGATTAAATACGTTGCTAATAtgaatattcataaaatatatatttttatttgttttttgttaatattaatttttatcatatgttATGAAATTATACTCATTACAacaaacaataaatatacatattaaaatgttttttggtttgtaatttttttttattcatatgaactgtatcatatatattagtatgattttaatttttagcactaatttagataaatatatattaatttgaaCTATTACAATGCTTTGACATGTTAAAggatatgtatatttattattttactagtACACATATGTGATTGTTAATTTACgtctattatataaaaattacttgAATATctatgatatattattttgatatCTAAAatgtttatctattttttgtCATTGCACAATTAAAAACTACATTATACCACCATGATTATTCTgatattaatacattttaatgcatgaataattctatatttttctattttcttcttattgtatattttctaaatttgcatgtttatttaaaaaataaaataaaataatttgataaattataaaaatttcaatttataaataattgtacaaattaaaagttataaattttgaaaattattgctgatatataaaaattatgttgtTATTTGACCTTAACATACATCATTTACTATCATATTAAATCAgtaatcttttaaaaataaataataaattatgagTGCAAGTTGTATGACTAAatttaaacaatattttaaacagaatatttctattttaattaatcataattagtattatattgtataataattaatatattttatcagtaataaaaatattttctacgATAtggtttttttaaaatataatttttgtgaaaatataatattttataagaaaaaatcattaaaattataatttataccCTTAATATAtggtatattattttatgaatttctgaataatatatattttaaattaaattagttaatatgaaatatcaagaaattatatatacttttttttattttattttgacaATTATAGTAAGAAATAATAtcaaatttttgtatttaataattaaattatatattatgaatttaaaattattttattaaattattttttttgattaatgGTGAgtgtttaataaataataatataataaaaattttataatttatttttaatttattattcttaatcTCTGTTACaaatattaatgttatatgtattttattttttacgaagaaataaaatataattaaaatttttttttttaaattagtaTAGTTTATcagaaaaaatgtttaatattatttataattctttCCATAATGAATGTATTGCATTattaaaagttttatatCATGGTCCAAAAAAGgaagttaatattttttattaaaattaatgtatttatttttttaacttggATAAGTCATATTGATGATAATAAGGTCTGAtgatattatttaaagatattttatattagttatatttcgtgtgttttattattaatacctATTGTTTGcatgaaattattattttttttaaatcacgaatatttactttatttattttaggGTATCATTGATAAACATTTCTATAAAACGATTAACGTTTATAGAATATTAAGCACAAAATACTTTggattttttagaaaatttaaagaagGGGATTCGAATATTGTAAGTGTAAAAGAAGATATCTCTACTATTAATGGAGGAAACACAATTTATAAATCTAATAATATCAAAGAAACCGATGAAACAAATTTACAGTTAAATGAAAGTTTATTAAATAGTGAAGGTGCTTGCGAATTATATGAGAAAAGTATACCATCTGTACATATCGAAAAAGAttcatg contains the following coding sequences:
- a CDS encoding fam-l protein, whose protein sequence is MEKKIKLLFFINVYILIFLSWIGHFSNNINKFEKSTYKNHSSSSKLNIGTYRLLAKYKGDKNLNILCSKEKLPNNVVDEVKNISINEKRETGIQEQSNRSSVNNGRSYKHDKKNKSCMLVTKKYSHLEKKIFKELDFEDFLKNNRTIIDKTYKKIIRKKSGLRLALPVILLLFFSVSPILEYYCGYGPLLGMFKLLYIIFPSGWYLTLHKFLKKSPLFFLFKSAEIEDKRIIVPNKEILGDYVYVESFLRILMYIVPLIILGFTLILAVVYYHKKVKKYQKIKFRKG
- a CDS encoding hypothetical protein (Plasmodium exported protein); translated protein: MVQKRKLIFFIKINVFIFLTWISHIDDNKGIIDKHFYKTINVYRILSTKYFGFFRKFKEGDSNIVSVKEDISTINGGNTIYKSNNIKETDETNLQLNESLLNSEGACELYEKSIPSVHIEKDSCFKNNVLGKMSFKNEDKSVMNPNNENIKKKTYIKYVFLFVLPMLLPLAELIMHLYETLSWSDYYGSSTDALLIMSIVNIGVMSTLTFIVIIFIIFICISLKKGKNESI